A genome region from Pseudomonas sp. N3-W includes the following:
- the rne gene encoding ribonuclease E translates to MKRMLINATQPEELRVALVDGQRLYDLDIESGAREQKKANIYKGRITRIEPSLEAAFVDFGSERHGFLPLKEISREYFKKAPEGRVNIKDVLTEGQEVIVQVEKEERGNKGAALTTFISLAGRYLVLMPNNPRAGGISRRIEGEERNELREALNGLVAPADMGLIVRTAGLGRSSEEMQWDLDYLLQLWTAIKEASLDRSAPFLIYQESNVIIRAIRDYLRQDIGEVLIDSVEAQDEALTFIRQVMPQYASKIKLYEDSVPLFNRFQIESQIETAFQRVVELPSGGSIVIDPTEALVSIDINSARATKGSDIEETALQTNLEAAEEIARQLRLRDIGGLIVIDFIDMTPAKNQRAVEEKVRECLEADRARVQVGRISRFGLLEMSRQRLRPSLGESSGIVCPRCNGTGIIRDVESLSLAILRLIEEEALKDRTAEVRAQVPIPVAAFLLNEKRNSITKIELRTRARIVILPNDHLETPHFEVQRLRDDSPEAHVNQSSYEIAAAAAEVEEVQPAAATRTLVRQEAAVKTAPARANAPVPTEVVAAPVAAPAVAPEPSLFKGLVKSLVSLFATKEEPVAPVVVEKPATERPARNEERRNGRQQSRNRNGRRDEERKPREERAPREERAPREPREPREAREETPAVVAREERAPREERAPRAPREERAPRAPREERKPRGEREERPVRELREPLDAAPAVAGVAVAATAEERPARQPREERAPRPPREERQPRAEQTAAAVAEEELPGNEEQLSEDGQDGAEGDRPRRRSRGQRRRSNRRERQRDANGNVIEGSEESESAEGTEAGDAPSAADLAAGLAVTAAVASTVISAPAEAQANEQAERATAAVQETAAVEAPVVEATTPVEAVVVPEVEVAPVREAQPEVAAFAEPAIVTEAPAVVAEPVVETVSETVTEAVREVREEQTAFNWVAEPAVVEAPAPTPIVEAPVAEAMVSEPVVAAAEPAAVVEAPVVAEVVAPVVEAAPVSALTENGRAPNDPREVRRRKREAERLQKEAELAAAAAPAAVEAAPVVAEVVEAAPAPVAEAAAEPAAPTTDEVVEQHAPALEKEHEHKPLA, encoded by the coding sequence ATGAAAAGAATGCTGATTAACGCAACTCAACCCGAAGAGTTGCGTGTTGCACTGGTAGATGGCCAGCGCCTCTACGACCTGGACATCGAATCCGGTGCACGCGAGCAGAAGAAGGCCAACATCTATAAAGGCCGGATTACTCGCATCGAACCAAGCCTTGAGGCTGCCTTTGTCGATTTCGGCTCCGAGCGCCACGGCTTCCTGCCCCTCAAAGAAATCTCCCGCGAATACTTCAAGAAAGCCCCCGAAGGCCGCGTCAACATCAAGGACGTCCTGACCGAAGGCCAGGAAGTCATCGTCCAGGTTGAAAAAGAAGAGCGTGGCAACAAGGGCGCCGCCCTGACCACCTTCATCAGCCTGGCCGGTCGCTACCTCGTTCTGATGCCTAACAACCCGCGTGCCGGCGGTATCTCCCGCCGCATCGAAGGCGAAGAGCGCAACGAACTGCGTGAAGCCCTGAACGGCCTGGTCGCACCGGCCGACATGGGTCTGATCGTGCGCACTGCCGGCCTTGGCCGCAGCAGCGAAGAAATGCAGTGGGACCTCGACTACCTGCTGCAACTCTGGACCGCCATCAAAGAAGCCTCGCTGGATCGCTCCGCGCCATTCCTGATCTATCAGGAAAGCAACGTGATCATCCGCGCCATCCGCGACTACCTGCGCCAGGACATCGGCGAAGTGCTGATCGACAGCGTTGAAGCCCAGGACGAAGCCCTGACCTTCATCCGCCAGGTGATGCCGCAGTACGCCAGCAAGATCAAGCTGTACGAAGACAGCGTTCCGCTGTTCAACCGTTTCCAGATCGAAAGCCAGATCGAGACCGCTTTCCAGCGCGTCGTTGAACTGCCTTCCGGCGGCTCCATCGTTATCGATCCAACCGAGGCCCTGGTGTCCATCGACATCAACTCGGCGCGCGCCACCAAAGGCAGCGACATCGAAGAAACCGCCCTGCAGACCAACCTTGAAGCCGCCGAAGAAATCGCCCGTCAGTTGCGCCTGCGCGACATCGGCGGCCTGATAGTCATCGACTTCATCGACATGACCCCTGCCAAGAACCAGCGCGCCGTGGAAGAGAAAGTCCGCGAATGCCTGGAAGCCGACCGCGCTCGCGTGCAAGTCGGTCGCATCTCGCGCTTCGGCCTGCTGGAAATGTCCCGTCAGCGCCTGCGTCCATCGCTGGGCGAAAGCAGTGGCATCGTTTGCCCGCGTTGCAACGGCACCGGCATCATCCGTGATGTTGAATCGCTGTCGCTGGCGATCCTGCGCCTGATCGAAGAAGAAGCCCTGAAAGACCGTACCGCCGAAGTTCGCGCACAAGTGCCGATCCCGGTGGCCGCGTTCCTGCTCAACGAAAAACGCAACTCGATCACCAAGATTGAACTGCGCACCCGTGCCCGCATCGTCATTCTGCCGAACGATCACCTCGAAACGCCGCACTTCGAAGTTCAGCGCCTGCGTGATGACAGCCCGGAAGCCCACGTCAACCAGTCCAGCTACGAAATCGCTGCTGCCGCTGCTGAAGTGGAAGAAGTCCAGCCAGCCGCTGCGACCCGCACCCTGGTTCGCCAGGAAGCTGCGGTCAAGACTGCTCCGGCCCGTGCCAACGCACCCGTGCCGACCGAAGTCGTCGCAGCTCCGGTTGCAGCTCCAGCCGTCGCGCCAGAACCAAGCCTGTTCAAAGGTCTGGTGAAGTCGCTGGTCAGCCTGTTCGCCACCAAGGAAGAGCCTGTTGCACCGGTAGTGGTTGAAAAACCGGCCACCGAGCGTCCGGCCCGTAACGAAGAGCGTCGCAACGGTCGTCAGCAGAGCCGCAACCGTAACGGTCGCCGTGATGAAGAACGCAAGCCACGTGAGGAACGTGCTCCGCGTGAAGAACGCGCACCACGTGAGCCACGTGAGCCACGCGAAGCCCGTGAAGAAACCCCGGCAGTAGTAGCCCGCGAAGAACGCGCTCCACGTGAAGAGCGTGCACCACGCGCCCCTCGTGAAGAACGTGCACCGCGCGCGCCACGCGAAGAGCGCAAGCCACGAGGCGAGCGCGAAGAGCGTCCGGTTCGTGAACTGCGCGAACCTCTGGATGCTGCTCCGGCTGTTGCTGGTGTTGCTGTTGCTGCCACCGCTGAAGAGCGTCCGGCCCGTCAGCCACGTGAAGAACGCGCGCCACGCCCACCGCGTGAAGAGCGTCAGCCACGTGCCGAGCAAACCGCTGCTGCCGTCGCCGAAGAAGAACTGCCAGGCAACGAAGAGCAACTGTCGGAAGACGGTCAGGACGGCGCCGAAGGCGATCGTCCACGCCGCCGCTCCCGGGGTCAGCGTCGTCGCAGCAACCGTCGCGAGCGTCAACGTGATGCCAACGGCAACGTGATCGAAGGTTCGGAAGAGTCCGAATCGGCTGAAGGCACCGAAGCTGGCGATGCGCCAAGCGCTGCCGATCTGGCTGCAGGCCTGGCGGTCACCGCCGCAGTTGCCAGCACCGTGATCAGTGCACCGGCTGAAGCACAAGCCAACGAGCAAGCTGAACGCGCTACTGCTGCCGTTCAGGAAACCGCTGCTGTTGAAGCGCCAGTGGTTGAAGCAACGACGCCGGTAGAAGCTGTTGTTGTGCCGGAAGTTGAAGTCGCTCCGGTTCGTGAAGCCCAGCCAGAAGTGGCAGCGTTTGCAGAACCTGCCATCGTGACTGAAGCGCCTGCCGTGGTAGCCGAACCGGTTGTTGAAACCGTTTCTGAAACCGTGACCGAGGCTGTTCGCGAAGTTCGTGAAGAGCAAACCGCGTTCAACTGGGTTGCCGAGCCAGCGGTCGTTGAAGCACCAGCACCAACGCCAATCGTTGAAGCTCCAGTTGCAGAAGCCATGGTTTCCGAACCCGTGGTTGCTGCTGCCGAGCCTGCGGCAGTGGTTGAAGCGCCGGTTGTCGCCGAAGTGGTTGCACCGGTAGTTGAAGCCGCTCCAGTCAGCGCCCTGACTGAAAATGGCCGTGCACCGAACGATCCGCGTGAAGTGCGTCGTCGCAAGCGTGAAGCCGAGCGTCTGCAGAAGGAAGCCGAACTGGCAGCCGCTGCGGCACCGGCTGCTGTTGAAGCGGCACCGGTCGTAGCTGAAGTCGTCGAGGCAGCCCCTGCCCCGGTTGCCGAAGCGGCTGCTGAACCTGCTGCCCCGACCACTGACGAAGTGGTAGAGCAACACGCCCCGGCCCTGGAAAAAGAGCACGAGCATAAACCCCTCGCCTGA